Proteins found in one Acinetobacter sp. XH1741 genomic segment:
- a CDS encoding Bax inhibitor-1/YccA family protein, protein MQSNNPILTRVETVSDYSQPMTVQGAIQKSVMLTIIAAAVGVALFFYAAFTANVGIAYAASIVGAIGGLVLALITTFKPTTAPTLAIPYALFEGAFLGGISFTFQLKYPGVPLQALLATFVTTLVMFGLYKFQIIRATEKFKSVVISASLAIFIVFIVQMIMRLAFGSSVPYIFESNWLGIGFAAFVAVIASLNLILDFDLIETNAAYRAPKFMEWLCGIALLATLVWMYISFLRLLGLLSDD, encoded by the coding sequence ATGCAAAGTAATAACCCGATACTGACTCGCGTTGAAACGGTCAGTGACTATAGTCAACCGATGACCGTGCAAGGTGCGATTCAAAAATCTGTAATGTTGACCATCATTGCTGCCGCAGTGGGTGTCGCTTTATTTTTCTATGCAGCCTTTACTGCAAATGTTGGTATTGCTTACGCAGCTTCAATTGTTGGCGCAATTGGTGGCTTGGTTTTAGCTTTAATTACCACATTTAAACCGACAACTGCGCCAACCCTAGCAATTCCTTATGCTTTATTTGAAGGGGCTTTTTTGGGTGGTATTTCGTTTACTTTCCAGTTGAAGTATCCGGGGGTTCCTCTTCAAGCTTTATTGGCAACATTTGTTACCACCTTGGTGATGTTTGGTCTATATAAGTTCCAAATTATACGTGCAACCGAAAAGTTCAAATCAGTTGTGATCTCGGCATCTTTGGCGATCTTTATTGTATTTATCGTGCAGATGATCATGCGTTTGGCCTTTGGTTCAAGCGTTCCTTATATTTTTGAAAGTAACTGGTTAGGAATTGGTTTTGCTGCATTTGTAGCAGTCATTGCTTCACTTAACCTGATTTTAGATTTTGACTTAATTGAAACCAACGCAGCATATCGTGCCCCAAAATTCATGGAATGGTTATGTGGTATTGCGTTACTAGCAACTTTAGTCTGGATGTATATCTCTTTCTTACGTTTACTTGGCCTACTGTCTGACGACTAA
- a CDS encoding MacA family efflux pump subunit, whose translation MPKIKPIKLVIIVVCIAIIAVLAWKFLKPKQQQPQYITAEVTRGDLENNVLATGTLDATKLISVGAQVSGQVKKMYVQLGDQVKQGQLIAQIDSTTQENSLKTSDANIKNLEAQRLQQVASLNEKQLEYRRQQQMYAQDATPRADLESAEASYKTAQAQIKALDAQIESAKVTRSTAQTNIGYTRIVAPTDGTVVAIVTEEGQTVNANQSAPTIVKIAKLQNMTIKAQVSEADIMKVEKGQQVYFTTLGDETKRYATLRQIEPAPDSISSESNSTTSSTSNSAVYYNALFDVPNTDGKLRIDMTAQVFIVLDSAKNALLVPSSALSSKQFSGQKKSGQSADKAASTPSAERKHQGNGARLERLNLTPEQKQLVDQGKATLSVVRILQADGTTKPTQILVGINNRVNAQVLAGLKQGDQVVIADSSDTSAASANSGNNRRRGPMGM comes from the coding sequence ATGCCAAAAATAAAGCCAATCAAACTCGTTATTATTGTCGTCTGTATAGCAATTATTGCTGTGTTAGCTTGGAAATTTTTAAAACCTAAACAACAGCAGCCTCAATATATTACAGCTGAGGTAACTCGCGGAGATCTAGAAAATAATGTACTTGCAACAGGTACACTTGATGCAACCAAACTCATTAGTGTCGGTGCTCAGGTTTCTGGTCAGGTTAAAAAAATGTATGTGCAGCTTGGCGATCAAGTAAAACAAGGTCAACTCATTGCACAAATTGACTCGACTACTCAAGAAAACAGTTTAAAAACATCCGACGCCAATATTAAAAACTTAGAAGCTCAGCGTCTCCAACAAGTGGCTTCTTTAAATGAAAAGCAACTTGAATATCGTCGTCAGCAACAAATGTATGCTCAAGATGCAACACCTCGTGCAGACTTAGAATCTGCTGAAGCAAGTTATAAAACAGCTCAGGCACAAATCAAAGCATTAGATGCACAAATTGAATCTGCAAAAGTAACTCGTTCAACAGCACAAACCAACATTGGTTATACGCGTATTGTTGCGCCAACTGATGGTACAGTTGTTGCGATTGTGACTGAAGAAGGTCAAACAGTAAACGCCAACCAAAGTGCTCCAACGATCGTTAAAATTGCAAAATTACAAAACATGACGATTAAGGCACAGGTCAGTGAAGCCGACATTATGAAGGTAGAAAAAGGCCAACAAGTCTACTTCACGACTTTAGGTGATGAGACTAAACGTTATGCAACTTTACGCCAGATTGAACCTGCCCCAGATTCAATTTCGAGCGAATCAAACAGCACAACAAGTTCAACGAGTAATTCAGCTGTTTACTACAATGCTTTATTTGACGTTCCAAATACCGATGGCAAATTGCGTATTGATATGACGGCACAAGTTTTTATCGTATTAGATTCAGCAAAAAATGCTTTGCTTGTCCCATCTTCTGCTTTAAGTAGCAAACAATTTTCTGGTCAGAAAAAATCTGGTCAATCAGCAGATAAAGCTGCTTCAACACCAAGTGCAGAACGAAAACATCAAGGTAACGGTGCTCGTTTAGAACGCTTAAACTTAACTCCTGAACAAAAACAACTCGTTGATCAAGGTAAAGCAACGCTGAGTGTCGTTCGTATTTTACAAGCAGATGGCACAACGAAACCAACTCAAATTTTGGTAGGTATTAATAACCGTGTAAATGCACAAGTGCTTGCCGGATTGAAACAAGGTGACCAAGTCGTAATTGCTGATAGTTCAGATACTTCTGCTGCTTCTGCAAATAGTGGTAATAACCGCCGCCGTGGCCCAATGGGAATGTAA
- a CDS encoding enoyl-ACP reductase — MTQGLLAGKRFLIAGVASKLSIAFGIAQALHREGAELAFTYPNEKLKKRVDEFAEQFGSKLVFPCDVAVDAEIDNAFAELAKHWDGLDGVVHSIGFAPAHTLDGDFTDVTDRDGFKIAHDISAYSFVAMARAAKPLLQARQGCLLTLTYQGSERVMPNYNVMGMAKASLEAGVRYLASSLGVDGIRVNAISAGPIRTLAASGIKSFRKMLDANEKVAPLKRNVTIEEVGNAALFLCSPWASGITGEILYVDGGFNTVGMSESMMDDE, encoded by the coding sequence ATGACACAAGGACTTTTAGCAGGTAAGCGCTTTTTGATTGCAGGCGTTGCTAGTAAATTATCAATTGCTTTTGGTATTGCCCAAGCATTACACCGTGAAGGTGCTGAGCTTGCGTTTACTTATCCAAACGAAAAATTAAAAAAACGTGTAGATGAGTTTGCTGAGCAATTCGGTTCTAAGCTTGTGTTTCCATGTGATGTTGCTGTTGATGCTGAAATTGATAATGCATTTGCGGAACTTGCAAAACATTGGGACGGCCTAGACGGTGTTGTGCACTCAATTGGTTTTGCACCTGCACACACACTTGATGGTGACTTTACTGACGTAACTGACCGTGACGGTTTTAAAATTGCTCATGACATCAGTGCATACAGCTTTGTTGCAATGGCACGTGCTGCAAAACCTTTATTACAAGCTCGCCAAGGTTGTTTATTAACTTTGACTTACCAAGGTTCTGAGCGCGTTATGCCTAACTACAACGTAATGGGTATGGCAAAAGCATCTTTAGAAGCTGGTGTTCGTTACTTGGCATCAAGCTTAGGTGTTGATGGTATTCGTGTAAACGCAATTTCTGCGGGTCCAATCCGTACTTTAGCTGCTTCTGGTATTAAATCTTTCCGTAAAATGTTAGATGCTAATGAAAAAGTTGCACCGTTAAAGCGTAACGTAACGATTGAAGAAGTAGGTAACGCAGCATTATTCCTATGCTCACCTTGGGCTTCAGGTATTACTGGTGAAATTCTATATGTAGATGGTGGTTTCAATACTGTAGGTATGAGCGAATCTATGATGGATGATGAATAA
- the holA gene encoding DNA polymerase III subunit delta translates to MKLDYLQALKRIPEARGAWILHGQEPLLEQNLLDTFRKSWQQQDIERQRYDISSVSDWKNVFNALNSLSLFSQQLAIEVHGNIKPDANGLKQLKSYIQHNETNLLLIVLPKQDSSSLKSAFFQVVEANGVVVALAANYPQDRQRILTTEAEKLEIQLDNDAWQWLMQHHEHNLLAAKNSLMRVRDTFPDQKLIQIEQLYACLQDQSRYTTYDLSDALLEGNLAQSIKIFQYLIGAGEPESLILWTLSKEMRLLMQLFEQPHNALQLGIWKTKVSLYQQALRRLNPQQFLAWPALLLQIDAAIKGMSNENAEHLMQQAIAELCGKTLFIQ, encoded by the coding sequence ATGAAACTTGACTATTTACAAGCTCTTAAACGCATTCCGGAAGCTCGGGGTGCGTGGATTCTGCATGGGCAGGAACCTTTATTAGAACAAAACTTATTAGATACTTTTCGTAAAAGCTGGCAACAGCAAGACATTGAAAGACAGCGCTATGACATTAGTAGTGTGAGTGACTGGAAAAATGTCTTTAATGCTCTCAACAGCTTGTCTTTATTTTCGCAGCAACTTGCTATTGAAGTTCATGGCAATATCAAACCCGATGCAAATGGGTTAAAACAGCTTAAAAGTTATATCCAGCATAATGAAACTAACCTGCTGTTAATTGTTCTACCCAAACAAGACAGTAGCAGCTTAAAGTCTGCTTTTTTCCAAGTCGTCGAAGCAAACGGCGTTGTTGTTGCCCTCGCTGCAAACTATCCGCAAGACCGCCAACGCATTTTAACAACAGAAGCAGAAAAGCTTGAAATTCAGCTCGACAATGATGCTTGGCAATGGTTAATGCAACATCATGAGCATAATTTACTTGCTGCAAAAAATAGCTTGATGCGTGTACGTGATACCTTCCCAGATCAAAAGCTGATTCAGATTGAGCAATTGTATGCTTGCTTACAAGATCAATCTCGCTATACCACTTATGATTTAAGCGATGCCTTATTAGAAGGTAATTTAGCCCAATCGATTAAAATTTTTCAGTATTTAATTGGGGCTGGCGAGCCTGAAAGTCTGATTTTATGGACTCTCAGCAAAGAAATGCGCTTATTAATGCAGTTGTTTGAACAACCACATAATGCATTACAACTAGGTATCTGGAAAACCAAAGTCAGCTTATACCAACAAGCCTTGAGAAGACTCAATCCACAGCAGTTTTTGGCGTGGCCTGCCCTACTCTTGCAAATCGATGCAGCAATCAAAGGCATGTCTAATGAAAATGCCGAACACTTAATGCAACAGGCGATTGCCGAGTTGTGCGGTAAAACATTATTTATACAGTAG
- the lptE gene encoding LPS assembly lipoprotein LptE yields the protein MHLAQRLAAVVLTLGLSAGLVGCGFHLKGTNPTATPLVYKKLSLELPAKTDDLETQLKVYLAANGVQLSNSNDAYVLRVLEYTPRRQLLNGKLTEVLLRLTVTFQIEDRQGNKITEPRTLTASRSYQYDLATVNTENQQEGYLQRIVIDDIAQQITRQISANRLPKAQP from the coding sequence ATGCACTTAGCCCAACGTTTAGCCGCTGTTGTTTTAACCTTAGGCCTTAGTGCAGGCTTAGTCGGGTGTGGTTTCCATTTAAAAGGAACTAACCCGACTGCGACTCCACTTGTTTATAAAAAGTTAAGCCTTGAGTTACCGGCAAAAACCGATGACTTAGAAACACAGTTAAAAGTGTATTTGGCAGCAAATGGCGTTCAGCTCAGCAATAGCAACGATGCTTATGTGCTTCGTGTTTTAGAATATACGCCTCGTCGTCAGCTTTTAAATGGTAAGCTCACAGAAGTACTATTACGTCTGACTGTGACTTTCCAAATTGAAGACCGTCAAGGTAATAAAATTACTGAGCCACGTACTTTAACTGCGTCACGTAGTTATCAATACGACTTGGCAACCGTCAACACTGAGAACCAGCAAGAAGGTTACTTGCAACGTATTGTGATTGATGACATTGCACAGCAAATTACTCGTCAAATTTCAGCAAACCGCTTACCAAAAGCTCAACCATAA
- a CDS encoding efflux transporter outer membrane subunit: MTKLSAALLLTSSLVGCAAMVKTPYQAPSVQVPGSFQYDTTKAKTASVQQYSDRWWTLFGDAQLNQLVSNVLERNSDLAVAGITLKQARLRADLTANQQGLRTSSNVSTGHTFDLHSGDDSSKGLSMSAGVSYELDLFGKLARQTEASKWEALATEQDLQATGQSLIATTAKLYWQLGYLNERYATAQQSLATSQKLYQLVQTQYKAGAVSGVDLTQAEQSVQSQKASLSQIQQQLVETRTAIAVLLHEPLQQLNIQEPQRLPRTALPVIGAGLPADILSRRPDLQASELRLRKALATKDATKASYYPSISLTSSLGSSSTSLTELLRNPALALGASLSLPFLQYNDMKKDIAISNLDYEKAIVQYRQTLYQAFADVENALSSRTELDKQVELQQRNVELAEKTERLTEVRYRYGAVALKTLLDAQQTTRTARLSLVETKQSQYNAYVTLMQALGGSPVKELPQ; the protein is encoded by the coding sequence ATGACTAAACTTAGCGCAGCACTTCTCCTCACCAGTTCTCTTGTGGGATGTGCAGCAATGGTTAAAACACCTTACCAAGCACCATCTGTGCAAGTTCCGGGTAGTTTTCAATACGATACAACTAAAGCTAAAACAGCATCAGTTCAGCAATATTCTGACCGTTGGTGGACACTTTTTGGTGATGCACAGCTCAACCAGCTCGTGAGTAATGTATTAGAGCGCAATAGCGATTTAGCCGTTGCAGGTATTACTTTAAAGCAAGCTCGGTTAAGAGCTGATTTAACTGCAAACCAACAAGGTTTACGCACCAGTTCAAATGTTTCTACAGGCCATACTTTTGACCTACATTCAGGCGATGACAGCTCTAAAGGCCTATCAATGAGTGCTGGGGTAAGCTATGAACTTGACTTGTTTGGCAAGCTTGCTCGTCAAACAGAAGCGAGTAAATGGGAAGCCTTGGCAACAGAGCAAGACTTACAAGCGACTGGTCAAAGCCTTATTGCCACCACTGCTAAACTCTACTGGCAACTCGGCTATTTAAATGAACGTTATGCTACCGCACAGCAAAGCTTAGCTACTTCACAAAAGCTTTATCAGTTGGTGCAAACCCAGTATAAAGCGGGTGCAGTTTCAGGTGTAGATCTGACTCAAGCAGAACAATCTGTACAAAGCCAAAAAGCGAGTTTAAGTCAAATTCAACAACAACTCGTTGAAACACGTACAGCTATTGCCGTGCTGTTGCATGAGCCATTGCAACAGTTAAATATTCAAGAGCCGCAGCGTTTACCACGCACAGCATTACCAGTAATTGGTGCTGGTTTACCAGCGGATATTTTGTCACGTCGCCCTGACCTACAAGCATCCGAGCTTCGTTTAAGAAAAGCTTTAGCAACTAAAGATGCGACCAAAGCGAGCTACTATCCATCGATTAGCTTAACCAGTAGCTTGGGTTCAAGCAGCACATCTTTAACGGAATTGTTGCGTAACCCTGCTCTAGCGCTTGGTGCAAGTTTGAGCTTACCGTTTTTGCAATATAACGACATGAAGAAAGATATTGCGATTAGCAATCTTGATTATGAAAAAGCGATTGTTCAATATCGCCAAACGCTTTATCAGGCTTTTGCTGATGTAGAAAACGCATTATCAAGCCGTACCGAGCTCGACAAACAAGTAGAGCTACAACAACGTAATGTTGAACTTGCAGAAAAAACCGAACGTTTAACAGAAGTCCGCTACCGTTATGGCGCGGTTGCATTAAAAACACTTCTTGATGCACAGCAAACAACACGTACGGCAAGATTGAGCCTTGTTGAAACCAAACAAAGCCAGTACAACGCGTATGTCACCCTCATGCAAGCCTTAGGTGGTTCACCTGTAAAAGAACTGCCGCAATAA
- a CDS encoding MacB family efflux pump subunit, translating into MTKQALLEVSNLVREFPAGESTIQILKGIDLTIYEGELVAIVGQSGSGKSTLMNILGCLDRPTSGSYKVNGQETGKLEPDQLAQLRREYFGFIFQRYHLLGDLSAEGNVEVPAVYAGVTPSDRKQRATALLTELGLGTKTQNRPSQLSGGQQQRVSIARALMNGGDVILADEPTGALDSHSGVEVMRILRELNAAGHTIILVTHDMQVAKNATRIIEISDGEIISDRPNVPDQSPEEIKTDPDAAPALQNKQKKGKSISAWRSTLDRLSEAFQMALLSMNAHRMRTFLTMLGIIIGIASVVTVVALGNGSQQQILSNISSLGTNTITVFQGRGFGDNSKTASFKTLVPADADALMTQPYVSAVSPMVSTSKTMRYQQNEANATINGVSNDFFDVKGLVFKDGQTFDQRSVRDRSQDVVIDTNTQKQFFSDGTNPIGQVVLLGSVPARIIGIVEPQTSGMGSDDTLNVYMPYTTVMSRMLGQANVRNIVVRINDKYSTSAAENAIVNLLTQRHGAQDIFTMNSDSIRQTIEKTTSTMTLLVSAIAVISLVVGGIGVMNIMLVSVTERTQEIGVRMAVGARQSDILQQFLIEAILVCLIGGVLGVLLSLGLGQLINKVAAGNFAVAYSTTSIVAAFVCSTLIGVVFGFLPAKNAAKLDPVAALSRE; encoded by the coding sequence ATGACAAAACAAGCTTTGCTTGAAGTCAGCAATCTGGTTCGGGAATTCCCTGCTGGCGAAAGCACGATACAAATTTTAAAAGGCATTGACCTGACCATCTATGAAGGTGAACTGGTTGCCATTGTCGGCCAGTCTGGTTCTGGTAAATCAACACTTATGAACATTCTGGGCTGTCTAGACCGCCCAACGAGTGGTAGCTATAAGGTGAATGGGCAAGAGACCGGCAAGCTCGAACCCGACCAGTTAGCGCAGTTACGCCGTGAATATTTTGGTTTTATTTTCCAGCGTTATCATTTACTCGGTGATTTATCTGCTGAAGGTAACGTAGAAGTTCCAGCCGTTTATGCAGGTGTTACACCTTCTGACCGTAAACAGCGTGCCACTGCCCTACTCACCGAGTTGGGTTTAGGAACTAAAACACAAAATAGACCAAGCCAGCTTTCTGGGGGTCAGCAGCAACGTGTTTCGATTGCGCGTGCCCTCATGAATGGCGGTGACGTGATCTTGGCCGATGAACCGACTGGTGCGCTTGACTCACACAGCGGTGTTGAGGTGATGCGAATTTTGCGTGAACTCAATGCGGCTGGTCACACAATTATTTTGGTTACACACGATATGCAAGTTGCAAAGAATGCAACACGTATTATCGAGATTAGCGACGGCGAAATTATTAGTGACCGTCCTAATGTTCCTGACCAATCTCCAGAAGAAATTAAAACTGATCCAGATGCAGCACCTGCCCTGCAAAACAAGCAGAAAAAAGGCAAAAGTATTTCAGCTTGGCGTTCAACCTTAGACCGCTTATCTGAAGCGTTCCAAATGGCTTTACTGTCCATGAATGCCCACCGTATGCGTACCTTTTTGACCATGCTCGGTATCATTATTGGTATTGCCTCTGTAGTTACCGTAGTTGCACTAGGTAATGGCTCTCAACAACAAATTCTGAGTAACATTAGCAGCTTAGGTACCAACACGATTACGGTATTCCAAGGACGTGGTTTCGGTGATAACTCAAAAACAGCCAGTTTTAAAACACTGGTTCCTGCCGATGCCGATGCATTAATGACGCAGCCTTATGTAAGTGCTGTCAGTCCAATGGTCAGCACATCCAAGACAATGCGTTATCAACAGAATGAAGCGAACGCGACCATTAATGGCGTTAGTAATGATTTCTTTGACGTAAAGGGACTTGTCTTTAAAGACGGTCAAACCTTTGACCAGCGTAGTGTACGAGATCGTTCACAAGATGTAGTGATTGATACCAACACACAAAAGCAGTTCTTTAGTGATGGTACCAACCCGATTGGACAAGTGGTATTACTTGGGAGTGTACCGGCTCGTATTATCGGGATTGTAGAACCTCAAACCAGCGGTATGGGTTCTGATGACACACTCAATGTGTATATGCCTTATACCACGGTCATGAGCCGTATGTTAGGGCAAGCCAATGTCCGCAATATCGTGGTACGTATTAATGATAAATATTCGACTAGCGCTGCTGAAAATGCCATCGTTAACTTATTAACACAACGACATGGCGCACAAGATATTTTCACGATGAACAGTGACAGTATTCGTCAGACCATTGAGAAAACAACCAGCACCATGACGCTTCTGGTCTCAGCAATTGCTGTCATTTCGCTAGTAGTTGGTGGTATCGGTGTAATGAATATTATGTTGGTTTCAGTGACTGAACGTACGCAAGAAATTGGTGTACGTATGGCTGTTGGCGCCCGTCAAAGTGATATTTTGCAGCAGTTCCTGATTGAAGCAATTTTAGTGTGTTTAATTGGTGGTGTACTCGGCGTATTACTTTCGCTCGGCTTAGGGCAGCTCATTAACAAAGTAGCCGCAGGTAATTTTGCAGTGGCATATTCTACGACTTCTATTGTGGCAGCATTTGTTTGCTCAACACTGATTGGGGTTGTATTCGGTTTCTTGCCTGCTAAAAATGCCGCAAAACTCGACCCTGTTGCCGCACTATCACGAGAATAA
- the orn gene encoding oligoribonuclease has product MSSTLNTRLIWIDLEMTGLDTDNDQIIEIATIITDDHLNVLAEGPVLAIHQPDRILNAMDEWNTRQHGQSGLIERVRRSKLTARDAELQTLEFLKKWVNPKVSPMCGNSICQDRRFLHRLMPELEQYFHYRNLDVSTVKELSKRWRPEIMSGLKKNASHLAMDDIRDSISELKYYREYFFIMNTDGKD; this is encoded by the coding sequence ATACCGATAATGACCAAATTATTGAAATTGCAACAATTATTACAGATGATCATTTAAATGTACTTGCCGAAGGTCCGGTTTTGGCTATTCATCAGCCTGATCGTATTTTAAATGCGATGGATGAGTGGAATACTCGCCAGCACGGACAATCTGGTTTAATTGAGCGAGTTCGTCGTAGCAAATTAACAGCTCGTGATGCAGAGTTACAAACTTTAGAATTCCTAAAAAAATGGGTTAATCCAAAAGTTTCACCAATGTGTGGTAACTCGATTTGTCAGGATCGCCGTTTCTTACATCGTTTAATGCCTGAACTAGAGCAGTATTTCCATTATCGTAATCTTGATGTATCTACAGTAAAAGAGCTTTCAAAACGCTGGCGCCCTGAAATTATGAGTGGTTTGAAAAAGAATGCATCGCATTTAGCAATGGATGATATTCGTGATTCAATCTCTGAACTTAAGTATTACCGTGAATACTTCTTTATTATGAATACTGATGGTAAAGATTAA